TCAAACAAGATTTCCCTCCGTCTTTGTAATATATGATCTGTCTTGTACACTCTTTTCGTTGCTTCTACATACCGTTCTTAGTCTTCGCAATAGTATCCCGAATAAGACTATTATTCGTTCTGGCGCAATCAGTCACGAATACTTTTAACAGTCCCATGAGGAGTACTCAGAATGAAATCTGAAATAGGCTTCATTTTCACAACCCAGTCTAGTGTTCTAGCAGCGTGATCCCGCAGAACTCTTCTGCCGTCTTGCGGTCCATTGTAGATCTCTATTGCCATAGTCACCAATTCTTGAATATCGATAGGGTCCTCTCCAAACTCAACTTTCTTCACAAATGGTTCAAGGCCAGCAAAATCGGGGTCATCAGTTGCGTGTACAAACGGCAAGCCTCTCGCACAGAATTCTCTGTGTTTCAACGGGGAAGGATACTGTCCTCCAATCTTATGTAAGGCAAGCGAGCCAATGCCTATGTGGGACTTGTTAAACAAATCATCAAGTTTCTTCCCATCAACGACACCATGGAACTTGATACTTTCATCGACATTCAAGCTATTCACCAACTTACGCAGGTTGTCAATTTCATTTCCGTCACCGGCGATGTTAAATACTACTTCGTACTCACCTTTGTAGTCAGCAATTCCCTTGATAATTCGATCGTATCCATGATAGCTCGTGATCTTTCCAAGCCCTAGAAGCTCTATAGTTCTGAGCAAAAAAGGGCGCTCTCTCATTGGTAATTCATCAATACCAACACCGTTGGTAGTGAGAAGCAATCCCTCCCTTTCAAAGCCACTTATGCCTGACACTCCAACAATTAGATCGATATGTCTCTCCAGAAGTGACGCAAGACTTCTCTCTACAATACTCCGAAAAAGGCTATGCGAGTGCCTGTATTCGCTTATCCAAGGATAGGTGGGATACTCCCAGACAATCTTGCTTTGGTGTGAAAGGGATCTTAAGAACCTTATGACCAAATGAGAAAGAGCAAATCTCCTAATATATACCGCACCAATTTCTTTCTTCCTGCACCATTCCTGTGTGAAGCGCATAATTTTTGATAGAACTAGCTGATTATTGATTCTCTTGATTATGCTAGCCCTGCTCCTAATGGATTCCATTATGCTGCCAAAGTGGAAACTGGTTTCTCTTTCAAAGCCCGAATTGACTACTCTGTAAATGACATACTCGGTGTTTCGCAGGATTCCGAGAAAAACCGAGTGACCAAGTTTTTCGAAGGCTTTGCACTGAGACCTAACTTTCTTTAGAAACCCAAGTGATTTCGACTCTTCGTTGAGGATTGTGAAATACAACAATGAGTTATTCATAACTTCCTTACTCCTAACAAAGACTATAAATGGCGTAGGGCCATAGAGTCTTCAACTATGATTTTGACCGGCTACACTGGAAAGTGTTTCATTATATTGAGTTCCAACTTTTTCCCACGAGAACTTTTTTACGTGTTCCATCATTTGCTCTCTTCCGATTTTTCTTGTGGATTTTACGATTGCTTCCGCTAACTCAACTGAATCGTATTCCTCGACAAGTTCAAAGCAATCTGGTTGATAGATATCCTTCACTCCTTCGAGATCTTCCATAGTAACAACGGGTAGTCCACAAGCTAGCGCTTCCAGGAATACAAGTCCGAAGGCTTCTGAAGTCGATGTAAGAGCAAACACATCGCATTCACTATATGCCTGAATAAGTTCTTCACCCAGTAATCTACCTGCGAAATCGACTCTTGAAGCCAGTCCGTTTGAATTAGCAAATCTCTCTAGATTCTCCCTTTCAGGTCCGTCACCAACCACTACGTACTTATAGTTTTCGGGGAGATGCTTCATTGCTTCCATCACGAGAAGCTGATTCTTTCTCTTTATGAGACTGCCAACGGTAATTAGCTTAACTTCGGAACTTTGAGCATTTCCTTTCTCCTTGACTCTCTTTTCCTTGTATCGTGACGCCCTTTCCAGGAATTCGTGGGAAATCCCGTTTCCTATAACCGTGCAGAGTTCGCTTTTATAGCCAATGTCATCTATAATTTTACTTCTGAGGCCTGAACTCACAGAGATTACGGGTATTTCGTTACTCTTGAGAAATCCGAAGAAATCTTCGAGAAAGACTTTTAGATCATATTTTACTTCCTCCTCTTCCGATATACCGTGGGAAGTGAACACGAATGGAGCACCCGATTCCACGGCCGAGAGAATCATCGGTAATCGATCTAGATTATTGCCGTGTATACTAATGATATCCGGCTTGACGCGATCGATTAGCTTTTTCCAATAGAGTCTTACACCAAGAAATCTCGCTTCTTCAAGCAAAGAAGGACGCCCGTAATACTTTTCCACGTTCCTTTCGCCTTTGAAAAGTTTCAATGCGATTCTTGGTGAGGCTTTGAGAAATTCCCGCAGTTTTCTTCTGCGTAAAATGTGTAGAGTTTGGTCCGAACTCCCTGTGAAATCATGAAGTGTCGCCAAGTAGACTTCATGGCCTAACTCAGACAGTGATCTTGCTATCTCATATGTTGCCATTGCTGCTCCACCAGCAAATTGACCGCCCTGGTTCACGGGGGCCATTCCAGGTCCGATAAGTACTCTCACAGTCGATTCTCCTCTAATTGTTCATATAACCCAGCACGGGAATCAGTAATCCCCAAGTTCTGCATCGTAATTACTGAATTACTCCGATTTGTCTTTAAGAAGACTATTCAGAACGCTCACCAGTCTGTCTGCAGAACCATTGGCCATGAATTTGTCATCAGATAAAGTAAGTTTTCCGCTACTACAAAAATCAATTGCTTCATCGACGGATCTCTCCTGAAAAACAACGCCTGAAAAACCCCTCAAAGCTTCGAGATGCTTCTGGTGATCTTCGAATCTCAGAACAACGGATGGTACGGAGTATTGAAGGGCGTCAAGTGCACATGTTGACGAGATGGTCAAATGAATATCTGCTATTTTTAGTAATTCAAAAACCGAGAATGTGGATACAATGACGTTCCTGTCTTGAAAGGCGAAGTACTTCTCCTTTAGCTCACTGGGGTGTGGCTTGATTATTACAAAATAGCCCTTTTTTCCCAGCGAAGTGACAGCTTCGGCATAAGCTTTTGCTTCGTAAATTGGTTGTGTAGTGATCAAAGCGACCTGCTTATCTTTTGAATCATTCTTAATTACCTGAACTTCAGGAATAGTTGGCTGGTTTTTCACTGACTCGATATAGTAGTTACCAACCACATGTATGCTTTCAGGTTTGAAAAGAACACTTTCATCTGTAAGAACTTCTTTAAATGCTTGACCATAGACAAGCAATTCATCTGGCGTATCACTTCTATTTACTACATGCCTGTATATATATCCAGCGTGAAACCTGTTTATTATGCCGTGCTGGATCTCCGCAACTGGAATTCCGCGAAGCTTTGCTGCATAGGTTAACGCTCTTGAAGATAGATTATACGAGCAGACCTCGAGAACTAGTTTCGGAGTAAGCCTATCCAGCATATCTTCCATCAAAGAAATCAGCGCCAAATATCTGGGTACAACTTTCCTAATGCTCGCAATGAAATCTTCGATTCCTTGTGAATCCAGGAAACCTTTCAAAAGGTTTGTTATTTTGCTGAGAATTCCGTCTGCGCGTTTTTGGTAACTTTTTGCTTTAATGAGGCTCTTTGTGAGAAGATTCATTCCTGATATTCTCTGCTTAGTGAACACGTTGTGCCTTGGATTAGGAACTGAAACATTAGGTATCTCGATAATGGAATAGCTATGTTCTGTAAGCTTTCCAATCCAGTCAATATATATGTCAAACTCCGATCCTTCAAATTCCCTTCTAGTTGTGTTAGCAGATATAGCTAGAATCTCGTTTTCCATGGGCAATTTAGAATTCAGCAATGAAGAAACCATCGTAGAGAGCATTCTTATGCTCTTCGAATTAGAGTACCTAGAACTGAAATCCCCGGTCAAGTGAGAAAACAAACTAGTCCTTACAACATTCCAAAGCGGAATCTCATCAATCATCAGTTCAGTACATGCATTGCCCCGCTCTTGCTCTATCCTCGAGATTATTGATAGTGCTCTTGCGCTATCCATGGACAAATATCCTTTGTACAAGTCCCTTCAAAGATCCTATGCCGTATGCTATATGGAGAACAATAAACCCAGTGAATGCTGGCAAGAAGAGATCAAATCTTCCGGGTTTCAATGAGATACCCAACGATGCGATGAGCAATAACGAGATGTACAAGGTGATAATAGTTAGGTAGAAGATTCTCACCAAAGGCACCCATATGGAAATCAAACCGAATACTACAATGAAGGAAACGAAAAGATACGGAACGATGTGCCTTAGTGAGAACGGTATGTTAGAGAATTGAGAACCAGCGATTACCCAGTAGCCGTTCCCAAAGCTGTTTCTCCACAGATCCTTATAGGTAGATCGGGCAAAATAAGTGAATTCGATATCTGGGAAGAGTACAATCTTTCCTCCTGCCCGCTTTAGTCGTAAATTCAACTCGATGTCTTGATTCCTTACAAGCTGCTCATTGAAATACCCGATCCTATCGAAAACCTCTCGCTTGTAGCAGCCGAAAGGCACAGTATCTACTTCTGTAGGTCTGCTTACACCTGTCCTGAACTTGGCTCCTCCAACCCCAAGAGGGCTTGAGAGAACCTTTGAGATAGCAATTCCGACACACGATTCGACTCGCGGTTCCGTCTTCATCACTCCGCCAACATTGTCTGCTCCAGTCTCGATGGCATGTTTGATACACCTCGAGATGTAGTCTGAGGGCATCTCGCTATGTGCACCGCTGAATAATATATATTCACCTCTTGAAGCCTTCACTCCTAAGTTCAGTGCAACAGGAGTAATAAGCTTCTGATTCTTGATTAGAATGATTCTCCTGTCTCGTTCGCAATACCTCTTGACTATTTCGTCTGTGCCATCTTCACTCATCCCATCAACAATGATTATTTCCATCAAGTGCTCAGGATAGTCAGATACGATAAACGAATTCAGACACTTTTCGATGAAATGAACTTCATTCCTGGTCGGGACTATTATTGTAACTTTCGGCAATTCCTGCTCTTCCACTGAAGACCCCTCCGGAGACTACTGTGTTCCTTCACCAAACCTTTCTCACTAGCCAAGCAGCGAAGCAATTTCTGCTGCAGCATTTCCTGAACCGTAAAGCCCTTTCTCATACTTAGTTTCATGAATGAGGAGAAGTGATTCTCGGATCATTTCTGGAGATGTTAGGCAGTTGATTCCAGCATCGACTAGCTCAATCCAGCCAGTATCAGGCATTATTACTACCGCTTGTTTGCCTGCGAAGTAGCTCTCTTTCTGAAGTCCACCGCTATCGGTAATCACTTTCCATGAATGCTTGACAAGTCCCATCATCGACAAGTAGTCAAGCGGGTCTATTATGTCTAGATTCTCTAAGTGATTCTCAAGACCAAACCCC
The window above is part of the Mesotoga sp. BH458_6_3_2_1 genome. Proteins encoded here:
- a CDS encoding glycosyltransferase yields the protein MNNSLLYFTILNEESKSLGFLKKVRSQCKAFEKLGHSVFLGILRNTEYVIYRVVNSGFERETSFHFGSIMESIRSRASIIKRINNQLVLSKIMRFTQEWCRKKEIGAVYIRRFALSHLVIRFLRSLSHQSKIVWEYPTYPWISEYRHSHSLFRSIVERSLASLLERHIDLIVGVSGISGFEREGLLLTTNGVGIDELPMRERPFLLRTIELLGLGKITSYHGYDRIIKGIADYKGEYEVVFNIAGDGNEIDNLRKLVNSLNVDESIKFHGVVDGKKLDDLFNKSHIGIGSLALHKIGGQYPSPLKHREFCARGLPFVHATDDPDFAGLEPFVKKVEFGEDPIDIQELVTMAIEIYNGPQDGRRVLRDHAARTLDWVVKMKPISDFILSTPHGTVKSIRD
- a CDS encoding glycosyltransferase family 4 protein, which codes for MRVLIGPGMAPVNQGGQFAGGAAMATYEIARSLSELGHEVYLATLHDFTGSSDQTLHILRRRKLREFLKASPRIALKLFKGERNVEKYYGRPSLLEEARFLGVRLYWKKLIDRVKPDIISIHGNNLDRLPMILSAVESGAPFVFTSHGISEEEEVKYDLKVFLEDFFGFLKSNEIPVISVSSGLRSKIIDDIGYKSELCTVIGNGISHEFLERASRYKEKRVKEKGNAQSSEVKLITVGSLIKRKNQLLVMEAMKHLPENYKYVVVGDGPERENLERFANSNGLASRVDFAGRLLGEELIQAYSECDVFALTSTSEAFGLVFLEALACGLPVVTMEDLEGVKDIYQPDCFELVEEYDSVELAEAIVKSTRKIGREQMMEHVKKFSWEKVGTQYNETLSSVAGQNHS
- a CDS encoding polysialyltransferase family glycosyltransferase, which codes for MDSARALSIISRIEQERGNACTELMIDEIPLWNVVRTSLFSHLTGDFSSRYSNSKSIRMLSTMVSSLLNSKLPMENEILAISANTTRREFEGSEFDIYIDWIGKLTEHSYSIIEIPNVSVPNPRHNVFTKQRISGMNLLTKSLIKAKSYQKRADGILSKITNLLKGFLDSQGIEDFIASIRKVVPRYLALISLMEDMLDRLTPKLVLEVCSYNLSSRALTYAAKLRGIPVAEIQHGIINRFHAGYIYRHVVNRSDTPDELLVYGQAFKEVLTDESVLFKPESIHVVGNYYIESVKNQPTIPEVQVIKNDSKDKQVALITTQPIYEAKAYAEAVTSLGKKGYFVIIKPHPSELKEKYFAFQDRNVIVSTFSVFELLKIADIHLTISSTCALDALQYSVPSVVLRFEDHQKHLEALRGFSGVVFQERSVDEAIDFCSSGKLTLSDDKFMANGSADRLVSVLNSLLKDKSE
- a CDS encoding glycosyltransferase family 2 protein, which gives rise to MEEQELPKVTIIVPTRNEVHFIEKCLNSFIVSDYPEHLMEIIIVDGMSEDGTDEIVKRYCERDRRIILIKNQKLITPVALNLGVKASRGEYILFSGAHSEMPSDYISRCIKHAIETGADNVGGVMKTEPRVESCVGIAISKVLSSPLGVGGAKFRTGVSRPTEVDTVPFGCYKREVFDRIGYFNEQLVRNQDIELNLRLKRAGGKIVLFPDIEFTYFARSTYKDLWRNSFGNGYWVIAGSQFSNIPFSLRHIVPYLFVSFIVVFGLISIWVPLVRIFYLTIITLYISLLLIASLGISLKPGRFDLFLPAFTGFIVLHIAYGIGSLKGLVQRIFVHG